CGCTGCCTTCCATGTTCACGACTGTACCTTCACCAAACTTCGCATGGCGCACACGCTGGCCAAGTTTATAGCCGGTGTCGCTCTGCGCGGCTGGCGTTCCCATGCGCTGATGGCTGACCGGGCGACTGATGCTGGCGCGCAAACGCACCTCTTCCACACACGCTTCCGGCAGCTCGCCGATAAAGCGTGAAGGACGGTGATACACCTCTTTTCCGTACAGACGGCGCGTTTCGGCGTAGGTTAAGGTCAGCTTCTGCATCGCGCGCGTCACGCCGACATACGCCAGGCGGCGCTCCTCTTCCAGACGGCCACCCTCATCCAGCGACATCTGGCTCGGGAACATGCCCTCTTCCATGCCAACGATAAAGACCTGCGGGAATTCCAGACCTTTTGCCGAGTGCAACGTCATAAGCTGCACCGCGTCCTGCCAGGTGTCCGCCTGCCCTTCGCCCGCTTCCAGCGCGGCGTGGGAGAGAAACGCCTGCAACGGCATCAAATCTTCATCTTCTTCGTTGTAGCTGAACTGGCGCGTGGCGGTGACCAGCTCCTCTAAGTTCTCAATACGCGTCTGGCCTTTCTCGCCCTTCTCCTGCTCGTACATCATGCGCAGACCGGAGTCGTTCACTACCCGGTCAGTTTGTACATGCAGCGGCATATCGGCCGTTTCCTGCGCCAGCGCGTCAATCAGTTCCAGGAAGCGTTGCAGGGCACTTGCTGCACGGCCCGCCAGCGCTTTTTCCTGCAGCAATTCGCGCGTCGCCTGCCACAGCGTCAACTGACGATCGCGGGAGGTCTGGCGCACGACATCCAGCGTGCGATCGCCAATGCCGCGCGTCGGCGTATTCACTACGCGCTCAAACGCGGCATCATCATTGCGGTTGGCGATCAAACGCAGATAGGAGAGCGCATCTTTGATCTCCTGGCGTTCGAAGAATCGCATACCGCCATAAATGCGGTACGGCATACTGGCCTGCAACAGCGCCTCTTCCAGCACGCGCGACTGGGCGTTGCTGCGATAGAGGATGGCGCACTGCGTCAGTTGCCCGCCGTTGTCCTGCCAGGCTTTGATTCGGTTAACGACAAAGCGTGCTTCGTCCAGCTCGTTGAACGCGCAATAGAGTGAAATCGGCTCGCCATCGACGCCGTCGGTCCACAGATTTTTCCCCAGCCGCCCGTTGTTGTTTTCAATCAGGGCGTTAGCGGCACTAAGGATATTACTGGTGGAGCGGTAGTTCTGCTCCAGGCGAATGGTCTGCGCACCGGGGAAATCTTTCAGGAAGCGCTGGATGTTTTCCACCTGCGCGCCGCGCCAGCCGTAAATAGACTGATCATCGTCGCCAACGATCATTACCTTACCAGTGTCGCCCGCCAGCAGGCGGATCCATGCGTACTGAATGTTGTTGGTATCCTGGAATTCGTCCACCAGGATATTGGTAAAGCGTTCACGATAGTGCTGCAAAATATGCGGCTTGTTCAGCCACAGCTCATGGGCGCGCAGCAGCAGCTCGGCAAAATCCACCAACCCGGCGCGATCGCAGGCTTCCTGATAGGCCTGATAAACTTTCTGCCAGGTTTGCTCGACCGGGTTACCGAAACTCTGGATATGATGCGGACGAATGCCCTCATCTTTCTGGCCGTTGATGTACCACATTGCCTGACGCGGCGGCCACTGCTTCTCATCCAGATTCATCGCTTTGATCAGGCGTTTCAGCAGCCGGAGCTGATCTTCACTGTCGAGGATCTGGAAATCCTGCGGCAGATTGGCATCCATGTGGTGCGCGCGCAGCAAGCGGTGCGCCAGGCCGTGGAACGTGCCCACCCACATTCCGCCCTGCGAAGTGCCCATCAACTGACCGATACGGTGGCGCATTTCCGCCGCCGCTTTATTGGTAAAAGTGACCGCCATAATCGAGTACGGCGAGCAATTCTCTACGGTCATCAGCCAGGCGATACGGTGTACCAGCACGCGCGTCTTACCGCTCCCCGCCCCGGCCAGCACCAGCATATTGCTGCGCTCTGCGGCTACGGCGTCGCGCTGTTTGTCATTGAGGCTGTCGAGCAGATAAGAAACGTCCATAGGTACCGTCGTGTAGTCGTCAGGAATTGAACGAAGCGCCCGATGGCGCTTCGCTTACCGGGTCTACGTTACCGTAGGACGGATAAGCGTAGCGCCATCCGCCAAAAAACCCTGGTATTTTATACAGAACTATTGGTGATTATATCAGCGTCGTGAGGGATGCCAACCGCGAAATTTCCATATGCGGTAACAAACGGCTGTCGGTCGCCTGTAGCAGATCGGCGCCTTCGGGCTTGATCCAGCATGCCTGCATGCCACAACGGATCGCGCCCGCAACATCCGTGGTTAAATCGTCGCCAACATGCAGAATATCCTCAACTGCCACACCAAGGCGATCTGCGGCCAGATGGTACATATCGCTAAACGGTTTTGAACGTCCGTCCGGCCCGGCGCGCAGCACGAATTCAAAGTAATCGCTCAGCCCGAACAGTTCCGGCTGCGCGTTACCATTGGTGATCGCCACCAGCGGCCACTTCGTTGCCAGCCTCTTCAGCGTGTCGTGGGTTTCCTGTGGCACATCAATGCGGCTGCGCCATTTGGCAAAGTTAACCATCGAGGCCTGTGCGCCTACGGCGGCTTCCTCGGGTGTCAGGCCGGCATTCAGCATCGCCTGTTCAACGGCACGTCGCCGCCATTCGGTAACGTCGTGATAAATCTCCGGCTCGGTTTCCCGCAGCGACTGGCGCAAACGCTTGAATTCATCATTTTCCAGGGCGTTCAGCGCCGGATGATAGCGCTGCACAAACGCCAGCGCTTCCTGTTCGGTACGCTGGATCACCAGCCGGTTGTCGTAAAGAGTATCGTCCAGGTCAAAAGTGATCGCGGAGATCTGACCCAATGGGCGGTAAAAACGCATTATTTCCCCCGTTTGGCGCGCGGGTGCGCGGCGTCGTACACCGATGCAAGA
The Kosakonia oryzae genome window above contains:
- the uvrD gene encoding DNA helicase II produces the protein MDVSYLLDSLNDKQRDAVAAERSNMLVLAGAGSGKTRVLVHRIAWLMTVENCSPYSIMAVTFTNKAAAEMRHRIGQLMGTSQGGMWVGTFHGLAHRLLRAHHMDANLPQDFQILDSEDQLRLLKRLIKAMNLDEKQWPPRQAMWYINGQKDEGIRPHHIQSFGNPVEQTWQKVYQAYQEACDRAGLVDFAELLLRAHELWLNKPHILQHYRERFTNILVDEFQDTNNIQYAWIRLLAGDTGKVMIVGDDDQSIYGWRGAQVENIQRFLKDFPGAQTIRLEQNYRSTSNILSAANALIENNNGRLGKNLWTDGVDGEPISLYCAFNELDEARFVVNRIKAWQDNGGQLTQCAILYRSNAQSRVLEEALLQASMPYRIYGGMRFFERQEIKDALSYLRLIANRNDDAAFERVVNTPTRGIGDRTLDVVRQTSRDRQLTLWQATRELLQEKALAGRAASALQRFLELIDALAQETADMPLHVQTDRVVNDSGLRMMYEQEKGEKGQTRIENLEELVTATRQFSYNEEDEDLMPLQAFLSHAALEAGEGQADTWQDAVQLMTLHSAKGLEFPQVFIVGMEEGMFPSQMSLDEGGRLEEERRLAYVGVTRAMQKLTLTYAETRRLYGKEVYHRPSRFIGELPEACVEEVRLRASISRPVSHQRMGTPAAQSDTGYKLGQRVRHAKFGEGTVVNMEGSGEHSRLQVAFQGQGIKWLVAAYAKLETV
- the yigB gene encoding 5-amino-6-(5-phospho-D-ribitylamino)uracil phosphatase YigB; its protein translation is MRFYRPLGQISAITFDLDDTLYDNRLVIQRTEQEALAFVQRYHPALNALENDEFKRLRQSLRETEPEIYHDVTEWRRRAVEQAMLNAGLTPEEAAVGAQASMVNFAKWRSRIDVPQETHDTLKRLATKWPLVAITNGNAQPELFGLSDYFEFVLRAGPDGRSKPFSDMYHLAADRLGVAVEDILHVGDDLTTDVAGAIRCGMQACWIKPEGADLLQATDSRLLPHMEISRLASLTTLI